A genomic window from Lotus japonicus ecotype B-129 chromosome 1, LjGifu_v1.2 includes:
- the LOC130730843 gene encoding uncharacterized protein LOC130730843 — protein MAKVATASSVPPSSHRISAGPLKSGSMVKRKTPSELRGEQLKRASAVDLTDESPSSLAGSSNAAEVGNGFRKPGSFKPPRYTETRLDEVFTAKKSRFRVVSVKENAKENQTMEKTSTLKNMSLFSTLEAKRPQGASCLESSGTSTEARIDGPLQACQTNEKCGQGKFLSVSELSQAADKSSGLAASIDMGKALRGLAAFEPQVDNGLADDSSERHGELKSSINGSFFSECHVPGQKAPLDLTLKTSMRIVSSSSVNWSVMRGTMSQPAFQQCPIKSPNTRGSQGFKVLHSWLYPQSVLPPSLISVLSSSTADAELEFLKKRQVAWEESFRDLYYMLRKNICGLFYVCTSQFVVMFTGGDSTGRSKCSCNAYISQSTIGLRSLLKEHDLCFSMPLCHSKVEQAATEDLVELSEIEKQNLGQTRRIRSFSDIDNSPQSLLVFSGNNNVHGLYDFLLNYRTLLTSLSGVDVPVLCSPVPFQNSALSSPDIKCMETRRAEHFGASYNESIGKDGESAPDGLCYSIEIKDALLPPWIICGMCALIGSEGRSFEASFVAEPSSIGLNVALKPTCEKSESKAAGSKSLEDCSDTFGIPEAVVTSSMWSCSVKSLKYCNASYTASLSPV, from the exons ATGGCGAAAGTAGCCACGGCAAGTTCCGTCCCTCCGAGCTCTCATCGAATCAGTGCAGGACCTTTGAAAAGTGGATCCATGGTTAAAAGAAAGACGCCATCGGAACTTAGG GGAGAGCAGTTGAAGCGGGCAAGTGCTGTGGACCTTACTGATGAATCTCCATCCTCTCTTGCTGGTTCTTCAAA TGCTGCTGAGGTTGGTAATGGATTTAGAAAACCGGGATCGTTTAAGCCTCCTCGATACACCGAGACGCGACTCGATGAAGTGTTTACTGCTAAAAAGTCAAGGTTTAGAGTTGTATCTGTCAAGGAAAATGCAAAG GAAAATCAAACTATGGAGAAAACTAGTACTCTGAAAAATATGTCTCTTTTTTCTACTTTAGAGGCTAAGAGACCGCAAGGGGCTTCATG cttggagagctctGGCACTTCCACTGAGGCCAGGATAGATGGTCCATTGCAAGCTTGTCAAACTAATGAAAAGTGCGGCCAAGGGAAGTTTCTTAGTGTTTCTGAGCTTTCACAAGCTGCTGATAAATCTTCTGGCTTGGCAGCATCTATTGACATG GGCAAAGCACTTAGAGGACTAGCTGCATTTGAACCACAGGTTGATAATGGCTTAGCTGACGATTCATCTGAAAGACATGGAGAATTGAAATCAAGCATCAACGGAAGTTTCTTCTCTGAATGTCATGTACCCGGCCAGAAGGCTCCTCTGGATCTTACTCTAAAAACCAGTATGCGAATAGTTTCTTCCTCTTCAGTAAATTG GTCAGTTATGCGTGGTACCATGTCTCAACCAGCCTTCCAGCAATGTCCTATTAAAAGTCCAAACACGAGAGGTTCCCAGGGCTTCAAAGTTTTGCATTCATGGTTGTATCCCCAATCTGTTCTGCCACCTTCGCTGATATCAGTGTTGAGCTCATCAACTGCAGATGCAG AATTGGAGTTCTTAAAAAAACGACAAGTAGCTTGGGAAGAATCCTTTCGAGACCTCTATTACATGCTCCGGAAGAACATCTGCGGCCTCTTTTATG TTTGCACTTCACAGTTTGTGGTGATGTTCACGGGTGGTGACAGCACAGGGAGATCCAAATGCTCATGCAATGCTTATATCTCTCAATCAACCATAGGTTTGAGATCATTGCTAAAAGAGCAT GATCTTTGTTTCTCTATGCCTCTCTGCCATTCGAAAGTGGAACAAGCTGCTACTGAGGATCTAGTTGAGCTGTCAGAGATAGAGAAGCAAAATTTAGGACAG ACCCGGCGGATAAGGTCATTCTCTGACATTGACAATAGCCCGCAATCTTTGTTGGTTTTCAGCGGCAACAACAATGTACATGGTTTATATGACTTTTTACTAAATTACAG AACTCTCTTGACCTCTCTGTCTGGTGTTGACGTACCTGTCTTGTGCTCTCCTGTGCCGTTTCAGAATTCGGCTCTGTCTTCTCCTGAT ATTAAATGCATGGAGACAAGGAGAGCTGAACATTTTGGTGCTTCTTATAATGAATCTATTGGGAAAGATGGCGAGTCTGCACCAGATGGCCTTTGCTATAGCATTGAAATTAAGGATGCACTTCTTCCACCTTGGATTATTTGTGGTATGTGTGCATTGATTGGCTCTGAAGGGAGAAGCTTTGAAGCAAG TTTTGTGGCGGAACCTAGCTCAATTGGCTTGAATGTAGCGTTAAAACCAACTTGTGAGAAGTCAGAATCTAAGGCTGCTGGCAGTAAAAGCTTGGAAGACTGCAGTGATACCTTTGGCATTCCAGAAGCGGTAGTCACGTCTAGCATGTGGTCATGTTCAGTTAAAAGCTTAAAGTACTGCAATGCTTCTTATACAGCATCCCTGTCCCCTGTATAA